The following are from one region of the Capsicum annuum cultivar UCD-10X-F1 chromosome 1, UCD10Xv1.1, whole genome shotgun sequence genome:
- the LOC107876576 gene encoding uncharacterized protein LOC107876576 has product MTSHLMAIYLDGALRDTWHVLLEIRMHLHKGYYMGNHRYLESGHFWRRSKKFDGKIQKKMKPKELSRDDALQQLDLLSTYRLGKHSNNKRKRRLLEELNWVRRCILFELPYWKNLNLRHNLDVMHIENNICEAIFGILLNIEGKTKDTYKETQDLKNMNIRKELWLQHDGSNYTMFGACYNMSKEEKKMFWTLLKSVKFPDGYASNISGCVARDDGKITRLKSHDYHVLLHRVLPIAIRGFKNKDFSSALIELSDIFRRLCCKTLR; this is encoded by the exons ATGACTTCCCATCTTATG gCAATTTATCTGGATGGAGCACTAAGGGATACATGGCATGTCCTACTTGAAATAAGGATGCATCTTCACAAAGGGTATTACATGGGGAACCATCGGTATCTTGAATCCGGTCACTTTTGGAGAAGAAGCAAGAAATTTGATGggaagatacaaaaaaaaatgaagccAAAAGAGCTCTCACGTGATGATGCATTGCAACAATTAGATTTACTCAGTACTTATAGACTAGGAAAACactcaaataataaaagaaaaagacgtCTTCTTGAAGAGTTGAATTGGGTAAGGAGATGTATTCTATTTGAGTTGCCCTATTGGAAGAACTTGAATTTGcgacataatttagatgtcatgcacatagaaaataatatttgtgaggctatttttggaatattattgaatattgagGGGAAAACTAAAGATACATATAAAGAAACACAAGATCTAAAGAATATGAACATAAGAAAAGAATTATGGTTGCAACATGATGGTTCTAATTATACAATGTTTGGTGCTTGTTATAATATgtcaaaagaagagaaaaaaatgtttTGGACATTGTTAAAGTCTGTTAAATTTCCTGATGGTTATGCTTCAAATATCTCAGGGTGTGTAGCTAGGGATGATGGTAAAATAACTAGACTCAAAAGTCATGATTATCATGTTTTGTTACATCGAGTACTGCCTATTGCTATTCGTGgatttaaaaataaagatttctCTTCAGCATTGATTGAGTTAAGTGATATTTTTCGGCGATTATGCTGTAAGACACTGAGATGA